In Bos indicus isolate NIAB-ARS_2022 breed Sahiwal x Tharparkar chromosome 19, NIAB-ARS_B.indTharparkar_mat_pri_1.0, whole genome shotgun sequence, the following proteins share a genomic window:
- the OR1D5 gene encoding olfactory receptor 1D5 yields the protein MHGSNQSGVSDFLLLGISESPEEQQIMFWMFLSMYLVTVMGNLLIILAISFDSHLHTPMYLFLANLSFTDLFFVTNTIPKTLVNLQSQDKAISYTGCLTQLYFLVCLVTLDNLILATMAYDRYVAICRPLRYITAMSPGLCILLLTLCWALSVLYGLFLTLLMTKVTFCGPQRIHYIFCEMYVLLRLACSNTQMIHTVQITTGCFIFFTPLGVMVMSYVWIVRAILRIPSASSKYKAFSTCGSHLAVVSLFYGTLSMVYLQPLKTHSMKDSVATVMYAVVTPMMNPFIYSLRNKDMHGALGRLLLGKAFQRLIGRKLRH from the coding sequence ATGCATGGCAGCAACCAAAGTGGGGTCTCTGacttcctactcctggggatctcgGAGAGTCCTGAAGAGCAGCAGATCATGTTTTGGATGTTCCTGTCCATGTATCTGGTCACAGTAATGGGAAACTTGCTCATCATCTTGGCCATCAGCTTTGATTCCCACCTACACACTCCCATGTACTTATTCTTGGCCAACCTCTCCTTCACCGACCTCTTCTTTGTCACCAATACGATCCCCAAGACATTGGTGAACCTTCAGTCCCAGGACAAAGCCATCTCATACACAGGGTGTCTGACCCAGCTCTACTTCCTGGTCTGCTTGGTGACCCTGGACAACCTCATCCTGGCCACGATGGcatatgaccgctatgtggccatctgccgcCCTCTCCGCTACATCACAGCCATGAGCCCTGGGCTCTGCATTTTGCTCCTCACCTTGTGTTGGGCCCTCTCTGTCCTGTACGGTCTCTTTCTCACCCTCCTCATGACCAAGGTGACCTTCTGTGGGCCCCAGAGAATCCACTACATCTTCTGTGAGATGTACGTCCTGCTGAGGCTCGCCTGTTCCAATACCCAGATGATTCATACAGTGCAGATTACCACAGGTTGCTTCATCTTCTTCACCCCGTTAGGGGTCATGGTCATGTCCTATGTCTGGATTGTCCGAGCCATCCTCCGAATACCATCAGCCTCCAGCAAATACAAAGCTTtctccacctgtggctcccacTTGGCTGTGGTCTCCCTCTTCTATGGGACACTTAGTATGGTATATCTGCAGCCCCTTAAAACCCACTCCATGAAGGACTCAGTAGCCACAGTGATGTATGCTGTGGTGACCCCCATGATGAACCCTttcatctacagcctgaggaacaagGACATGCATGGGGCACTGGGAAGACTCCTCTTAGGAAAAGCCTTCCAGAGGTTGAtaggaaggaaactgaggcactga